The following coding sequences are from one Bradyrhizobium sp. WSM471 window:
- a CDS encoding efflux transporter outer membrane subunit: MCVTQDVPAIAVRRSPGATTRTRRAARWLAVAGLAAGSGACVLTQDLPDPALDVPTQYKYAGKADAPPSLDWWRSFRSAELTQLVEEAHTVNLDIAAAVSRIVQADAQARQAGAALLPSLSGTGQEAYSRTSGSSASGLTNGGREVVNYQASLSASYQLDFWGQNRDALQTAEETANANRFDRDVVALTTLAGVANAYFQVLASQDRIRTSQRNIASAQRILDAVRERRKAGTGTDLDVAQQESVLANQKALVPPLRQTLDQNVNALAVLVSRPPESVRVLGGSLNRIAIPRVTPGLPSELLTQRPDIRRQEAQLASATANVGNARAQFFPTIQLTGNGGYQSSALVSLFQPHAAFFQLVGSATQPIFDGGRILGNFEFAKARQDELLQTYRKTIIQSFADVDNALFSIKQTTIRLQLQRDVLNASRRAFDLSEQQLRAGTADIVTVLNTQLTLFQAEDALLQAQLGRLLAIVSLYQALGGGWEPRMEKPVNAL; this comes from the coding sequence GTGTGTGTGACACAGGATGTTCCTGCGATCGCCGTGCGGCGGTCTCCAGGCGCCACGACCCGGACGCGACGTGCGGCGCGCTGGCTTGCGGTCGCTGGCCTAGCCGCCGGCTCGGGCGCTTGCGTGTTGACGCAGGATCTTCCTGATCCAGCTCTCGATGTTCCCACACAGTACAAGTACGCGGGCAAGGCGGATGCGCCGCCGTCGCTGGACTGGTGGCGCAGCTTCCGCTCCGCGGAGCTGACACAGCTGGTGGAAGAGGCGCACACCGTCAACCTCGACATTGCCGCCGCCGTCTCGCGCATCGTCCAGGCCGACGCCCAGGCGCGGCAGGCGGGTGCGGCGCTGCTGCCGAGCCTTTCCGGTACCGGGCAGGAGGCCTATTCACGCACCTCCGGCTCCTCGGCCTCGGGGCTCACCAATGGCGGCCGTGAGGTCGTCAACTACCAGGCTTCGCTGAGCGCGAGCTACCAGCTCGATTTCTGGGGCCAAAATCGCGACGCCTTGCAAACGGCGGAAGAGACGGCAAATGCCAACCGCTTCGATCGCGACGTCGTTGCGCTGACGACGCTTGCAGGCGTCGCTAACGCGTATTTCCAGGTACTGGCCTCACAGGATCGCATCCGGACCTCACAGCGCAACATCGCGAGTGCGCAACGCATCCTCGATGCCGTCAGGGAACGGCGCAAGGCCGGCACCGGCACCGACCTCGACGTCGCCCAGCAGGAGAGCGTGCTCGCAAACCAGAAGGCCCTTGTGCCGCCGCTGCGCCAGACGCTCGACCAGAACGTCAATGCGCTTGCAGTCCTGGTGTCGCGGCCGCCGGAGAGCGTGCGCGTGCTCGGCGGCTCGCTGAACCGGATCGCGATTCCCCGCGTGACGCCGGGCCTGCCGTCGGAGCTCCTGACGCAGCGGCCCGACATTCGCCGGCAGGAGGCGCAACTTGCTTCTGCCACTGCGAACGTCGGCAATGCCCGCGCACAGTTCTTTCCGACGATCCAGCTGACCGGCAATGGCGGCTATCAGAGCTCAGCCCTGGTCTCGCTGTTCCAGCCGCACGCGGCCTTCTTCCAGCTCGTCGGCAGCGCAACGCAGCCGATCTTCGACGGCGGCAGGATCCTCGGCAATTTCGAATTCGCCAAGGCGCGACAGGACGAATTGCTGCAGACCTACCGCAAGACCATCATCCAGTCTTTTGCCGATGTCGACAATGCGCTGTTCTCGATCAAGCAGACCACGATCAGGCTGCAATTGCAGCGTGACGTTCTCAATGCCTCCCGCCGCGCATTCGATCTCTCCGAGCAGCAATTGCGCGCCGGGACCGCCGACATCGTCACCGTGCTCAATACGCAACTGACCCTGTTCCAGGCGGAAGACGCGCTGTTGCAGGCGCAACTTGGCCGCCTTCTTGCTATCGTCAGCCTGTATCAGGCGCTCGGCGGCGGCTGGGAGCCGAGGATGGAGAAGCCGGTCAATGCTCTTTAA
- a CDS encoding efflux RND transporter periplasmic adaptor subunit, with amino-acid sequence MLFKPDTKQGADEGTAKKSRGRGFVMTLITLAILGGLGYYGWTTWHQQPQQANGRNQRPDLPVPVLAATPRIQDVPVYLDGVGAIRALNTVTVRSQVDGKLIAVNFTEGQDVKKGDVVGEIDPALYQATYDQAVAKKAQDQAQLANQRIDLTRYEQLAASNAGSKQQADTQRALVAQTEALVKADQAAIDNAAATLSYTKIVAPISGRAGLRQVDQGNIIHASDTTGLVVITQLQPIAVWFSLPQQQIMRVNAAASKGTLAVDVFGNDGLTVIDTGKLTGIDNQVDQTTGTLRLKAEFPNANYQLWPGQFVNVRLKVETLTQALVVPTSAVQRGPIGTFSYVIGEDNVVAAKPVTVTQQNEHDAVIASGLSATDKVVTTGFANLSDGSKVVIGRDDQTPSADLAPRKRSRGPDGQKKDGAKDGQKDGQGKDGEFRAKRKSSEGDQKGQTGPAPGPGASGSGAKQP; translated from the coding sequence ATGCTCTTTAAGCCGGATACCAAGCAAGGCGCGGATGAGGGGACGGCGAAGAAGTCGCGCGGGCGCGGCTTCGTCATGACCCTGATCACGTTGGCGATCCTCGGCGGGCTTGGCTACTACGGCTGGACCACCTGGCACCAGCAGCCGCAGCAGGCGAACGGCCGCAACCAGCGGCCCGATCTGCCGGTGCCGGTGCTGGCGGCGACGCCCCGCATCCAGGACGTCCCCGTTTATCTCGACGGCGTCGGCGCGATCCGCGCACTCAATACCGTGACCGTCCGCTCGCAGGTCGACGGCAAGCTGATCGCGGTCAATTTCACCGAAGGACAGGACGTCAAGAAAGGCGACGTGGTCGGCGAGATCGACCCGGCGCTCTACCAGGCGACTTACGATCAGGCCGTCGCCAAGAAGGCGCAGGACCAGGCCCAGCTCGCCAACCAGCGTATCGATCTCACGCGCTACGAGCAGCTCGCGGCGTCCAATGCCGGATCCAAGCAGCAGGCCGACACCCAGCGCGCGCTGGTCGCGCAGACCGAGGCCCTGGTGAAGGCCGACCAGGCCGCGATCGACAATGCGGCGGCGACGCTGAGCTACACCAAGATCGTGGCGCCGATCTCGGGCCGCGCCGGCCTGCGCCAGGTCGATCAGGGCAACATCATTCATGCCTCCGACACCACTGGCCTCGTGGTGATCACGCAATTGCAGCCGATCGCGGTGTGGTTCAGCCTGCCGCAGCAGCAGATCATGCGGGTCAATGCCGCCGCGTCGAAAGGCACGCTCGCCGTCGACGTGTTCGGCAATGACGGCCTCACCGTGATCGACACCGGCAAGCTCACCGGCATCGACAACCAGGTCGACCAGACCACCGGTACGCTGAGGCTCAAGGCTGAATTCCCCAACGCCAATTACCAGCTCTGGCCCGGCCAGTTCGTCAATGTCCGCCTCAAGGTCGAGACCTTGACGCAGGCACTGGTGGTGCCGACCTCGGCCGTGCAGCGCGGACCGATCGGCACCTTCAGCTATGTCATCGGCGAGGATAACGTGGTCGCGGCCAAGCCTGTGACCGTGACGCAGCAGAACGAGCATGACGCCGTCATCGCCAGCGGCCTGTCGGCGACCGACAAGGTCGTCACGACGGGCTTTGCCAATCTGTCCGATGGCTCCAAGGTGGTCATCGGCCGCGACGACCAGACGCCGTCGGCCGATCTCGCGCCACGCAAGCGCTCGCGCGGGCCGGATGGTCAGAAAAAGGATGGCGCCAAAGACGGCCAGAAGGACGGACAAGGCAAGGACGGCGAGTTCCGCGCCAAACGCAAGAGCAGCGAAGGCGACCAGAAGGGCCAGACCGGACCGGCACCAGGGCCGGGAGCATCGGGAAGTGGAGCCAAGCAGCCATGA